The following DNA comes from Brassica oleracea var. oleracea cultivar TO1000 unplaced genomic scaffold, BOL UnpScaffold01057, whole genome shotgun sequence.
gtcctgatgagtgttgcggagttggttcgacagtccggtcgtgaccatcttccctatctcactccgtatccacatggacggggtcaaacatggtaattaaacgtaTTTTTTTTAGTCCAAAAATCAAAGTTTaccataaactaaaaatattaagttaCTAACAAATGTGTTGCGCTAGTCGTCAATTTTGTACGCAATCCCCTGTACAATATTTGCGAAgcgattttgccacatgtcctctctacaatcaatttcacaaaacaattatgacatgactactgaaattgatgacatgacttccgaaaaaatatagtatggataatttcatttaatgttgatttatattttttgtaaacttattagaatatgataataattaatatattacatttaatattgatatttctttctggtaaacttttttaaatatggtaatacctaatacatcatctataaaataaatatattcatatataacatttcaaattttgaaatattattattttgtataaatataatatttgtattattaaatctttcaaaaatttctactatttaaaaaaaattaaatatatatatatattaaacatgtttatatgtatatgtgacATTAAAGAAACACCTCGGAATTATAAACAAAGTTTCCTTCAAACAGGAAAAGACAAGATAACAGACAAGAATGCAAGTCTTTATTGGACCATTGGTCATTAATTAAATGCTAAATCATTCGTTTATTAATAAACTGAATTAATTCAACtattagaaagaaagaaacaaaacaagcgGAGACTCTTTCTCCCCATAAGACCAAAACAAAGTTAAGTTGTTAATTGATTCGTCAATGGCAAAGAAAGCGCTTTTGATCGGAATCACCTACCCTGGAACCGCCGTCGAGCTAGGTGGCTGCGTCAACGACGTCCGTCGGATGCAGAAATGCCTTATCGACCGTTACAGATTTTCTAACAAGGACATAAGAGTGCTGATCGACACGGACAAATCCAGCGTCAATCCCACCGGCAAGAACATCCGCGACGCTCTCAAGAAACTCATCGCTGAAGGGGAGTCCGGTGATGTTTTGGTGTTTCATTACAGTGGACATGGCACGAGACTCCCAACAGAGCAAGGGTTGTTCGACGCTACAAATTATGACGAGTGCATCACTCCTTGCGATCTGAATCTGATCATGGGTACGTGCACTTTTTAAGGGTTCCATTTTATGTGTTTATTTCACGTTTTATGAGATAGAATACTCTGTTTTATAAAGCAGAGTACTCTGCTATCGAAACTTGACGCATACGTTACGTATATCAccacaagaaaacagcgacataccgagggaaaaaatcgtcggtatgtcgtcggaataacgttattccgacgacataccgacgattttttccctcggtatgtcgctgttttcttgtggTGATATACGTAACGTATGCGTCAAGTTTCGATAGCAGAGTACTCTGCTTTATAAAACAGAGTATTCTATCTCATAAAACGTGAAATAAACACATAAAATGGAACCCTTAAAAAGTGCACGTACCCATGATCAGATTCAGATCGCAAGGAGTGATGCACTCGTCATAATTTGTAGCGTCGAACAACCCTTGCTCTGTTGGGAGTCTCGTGCCATGTCCACTGTAATGAAACACCAAAACATCACCGGACTCCCCTTCAGCGATGAGTTTCTTGAGAGCGTCGCGGATGTTCTTGCCGGTGGGATTGACGCTGGATTTGTCCGTGTCGATCAGCACTCTTATGTCCTTGTTAGAAAATCTGTAACGGTCGATAAGGCATTTCTGCATCCGACGGACGTCGTTGACGCAGCCACCTAGCTCGACGGCGGTTCCAGGGTAGGTGATTCCGATCAAAAGCGCTTTCTTTGCCATTGACGAATCAATTAACAACTTAACTTTGTTTTGGTCTTATGGGGAGAAAGAGTCTCcgcttgttttgtttctttctttctaataGTTGAATTAATTCAGTTTATTAATAAACGAATGATTTAGCATTTAATTAATGACCAATGGTCCAATAAAGACTTGCATTCTTGTCTGTTATCTTGTCTTTTCCTGTTTGAAGGAAACTTTGTTTATAATTCCGAGGTGTTTCTTTAATgtcacatatacatataaacatgtttaatatatatatatatttaattttttttaaatagtagaaatttttgaaagatttaataatacaaatattatatttatacaaaataataatatttcaaaatttgaaatgttatatatgaatatatttattttatagatgatgtattaggtattaccatatttaaaaaagtttaccagaaagaaatatcaatattaaatgtaatatattaattattatcatattctaataagtttacaaaaaatataaatcaacattaaatgaaattatccatactatattttttcggaagtcatgtcatcaatttcagtagtcatgtcataattgttttgtgaaattgattgtagagaggacatgtggcaaaatcgcTTCGCAAATATTGTACAGGGGATTGCGTACAAAATTGACGACTAGCGCAACACATTTGTTAGtaacttaatatttttagtttatggtAAACTTTGATTTTTGGactaattaattttcatattgaCTAACAATATACGGATCATTAGTCTCTCTAAGTCAAATCAAAAAGCGTCATAACAATTTTTCAATCTTTGGCTAAACCAACTTTTGAAAAATAGTGctaacgaaaaagaaaaaaaaatattggtaaactgacaatttataaaataaaaattgacttataattatttttctctgTACTTGAAGTTATTAATCTGCCAAACAAGACGTAAGGATGCTCTCACCTTTTCATATTAGGGATGTACGTactattatataaagtttgaataaatcattagaatcaataaaaatagaagtaGTACAAAATTTAGCTCGACGGGTACCTAATTTTTCGAAATTGTGAATGAGTAAACAAATCTTTGTGACCTTGtatgtatgtttttattttgcgAACAAGAAATAATTCTAATTGATAAATCTTTTTTCAGAGAAATTCCagttacttaaaaaaaatattagttacatTCAAAATGATgctattttacatatattttatttcaaaaaaattacttaattcGTTGACGAATAACACTTTACTATAAAACCTCACTAAAAAAATTATcgtatcaattttatttttgtatataataattatttatgcaataacttttgtataaaaaaattgtataacaaatatattgttTCGAGCTGAAAATAACAAACTGTTTGCTAAAAAGTATAGAATACTcttgatttataattttgtattttacaaagaTATAGATTATTCATACTTGTAATACATCTATAATcttaaattcatttataaaatgacaTAACATGGTATTTCCtcagttttctaaaaaaatctagattcttcacaatattaaaaatacaataaatatttacaattaaatttattttatttttattatataatttttaacaatttgaaaaataacctgtttatattttaaattttgaaaagtgCATTCCTTATTTTAGTTTGTTAGCTGTTAAAAGACATTTTTCTCCAAATTAGATATGTTAATAAAGAGACGGTATCAAAAAGGAGAAAGCATATCGATTCAGAGTTTATGTACGGGTTACCCGAACGTGTATATGAAGGAGACATTGACAAACAAAGTACCATCATCTCCTTTTAGAATTATCTTGTATTGGAGGTTTTTGCGTGGAGTCCCTTGAAGCCTCGAACACTCATGAATTTGTCCATAATCTTTGTGTTGGCGCTTAACACAATTCAATTAACAAATAGTAAAAAGAACATTCAGAATGTAATtctatcaaatcaaattttgaaacttGCATTATATGAACATTTTGGTTGTGCCTTTCTATCTATACATAAGAGAATAAGAGCCAACTCCTGAGTCAAGAACCAATGCCACGAGAAGAACAATCGTAACAAAACCCTGAGCTACAATGTCAGGCATAAGATTTATGAAATTGATCTCCTGAGGAACTTATACATTATTCATTTGCAAGAGAGAAAAATCCAACCGCACCATGATTAACTTCAAGCCTTCCACGCCATGTGAAAGACACCAAAAGCAGGTAGAAGTGATTAAGTGAGGTAAGAAACGGTTTTGGTGGCTTCATCCTCCCATTCAACTCTTTCCATCCATTCTTCGTCTAAGTAAGAAAATTTTCACCTTCAAGAAACTCTTAGAATCCAAAGGAAGCTTTCTCAGATTCTCACAATTGCCTAAATGTAAAGGTCTTaaactatatatgtataaagaTCTGTCCGACTTTGAAAAGGCATAGAACTTCAGTATATGTTATTCAGCTCAGGCAAACCATTCAATAGAAAGACGTGTAGTTTCTGGAAAGAAGCAATATATCAGTACAGGTGGCAGGTCCCCTTCTTTAAGACATTTACTTTCGCTTTGCTTAGTATTTCCTAAAAACACAAAAGCAGAACTATCTTGagaacaaaacaacaaacacaatTAGAGTAGgtaaatctaattttaaaaccATGAGCGGaaccaaacaaaacatatataatgttaatagtgttattttaaatattgatattgGATAAATTTGGTCAATTTCCTTATAcaaaagtgtagttttcaaaataaataaatcatggtgtaattttcaaattataatcttatataaatgtatttttccaaattttcccttTTTAATAACTATCAATCAACGATATTTAAACAATTcaaattatttcaatttaatgtGTTTAAAAAGTATACAAAGGtacttttaaacataaaactatatatttatggaacaaaaaatttagaaattttatttttggaaacgAAAGGGGTATAGTAAAAAACGAAAGGAGTATAGTACTTCTACCGCTTTAACACTAATATATACTCAAAGTTTCAGCCATAATTAACTAAATTATGTTAACTTAGAAACCAAATTAAATTACAATCAATACATGTACTCCGCTTTCatactttatttatttcatatgtaACTGCTTTGAATctcttaaattcaaaagctggttttAACTGGTTTCAGCTAGTTGCGGAAGagtagatttttaattttcttaaaatgatataaatacaaaataaatatattccatgcaagttttataataaaatgataaaaatactaaaatatatctattatgttttaattaatattataaaattttaaaataaaaatattttctataatattaaaaaatttaaaactataactttgtaaataaaattttatatttattatattattatgatttttgatatttttataattatatagaatataaatattgttaatttattatttaaccaatgttgcatttggtagttaattagttataaatattccGCAAACGTACTAATTTCTAACCGCAGTACCAGtcgtataaattttttaaactgtTAGAAACCGCAGTCACCGCATCTGTAAACTCTTGCAACTGTAACTACTGCGTTTGAACCCGTCAGACCTCCTCGTTATAAGAGCATCAGTAGCAGCAATATAATTATGTGCGTTTTTcaacaataataaaatctaacagttatatttataaatcttttttatttatcttttaacaGTTTAACCATTAAATAGCTTACATCTGTAGAACCGTTTTTACTGTTGCATTTATGAAccgtttattattttttggggTGAGATTCACCTTTAAAAAACCCATTGTAGGTGCTTAAAAGTACTCAAGACACTGAACCTGTCATGTCTACAGTTCCTGTTTTTTAACtggaaaaacaattaaaattaatgGAGTGAATGCAACAATAATTAAATTGTCTCGCTATATCATTAGAATGCATCGCTAATAAAGTTAGAATTATTATAGGTTTCATTTGTTTGGTGAACAACTTGCGAAAAAAAGTTCCTTAAAGTTGAATCAATTAGGTTCCAATGAAAGAGAAATTTTAGTAAACTAAGTTTGAATAAAATGGAATAAGGTTGAAACGTAACAATCGATGACGaacagaagaaaataaaatcttaagTAATTGAAAAAGACTGGAATATGCATGACGGAAGCACACGTGTTGTTATTGGCATACGCCGCATACCTCTTTGTTATTCTACAGTTTGGTTCGGCTGCCAATTTCTTTAAGAAATAGCATACCACAAGTACAGTGAAATATTGAAATTGTAGTACATTTTTTATTAAGGTGTGACTGAATAATCCACCTTCGATTTTTGAATGTGTACCACTAGGCGCTAGCTAGTGACAAGGAATTTTGAACGCATATGTAAAATGCAAGCATTTGGTTTTAAAGCTACGTCGGAATAAGCAAAGTAGAAATGTGACACACTAAACTATTTCTATGTCAAATGTATTAAATTAGTTCAATTTGCTAACTGTTTAACAATTTAATCCACTATTCAATGACTCAATGACCATGTTTCTTAATTGACCACACCGTTTTTTCcttcaaatatatttaactgCTCTCGGAACTAAAATATGAAGTGGAGTCTGCTTTAAAAATGAGGCCACTGGTCCATAATATGAGATTATGAAGACTGACATCACGACCTTAACTATTTAAAtgtgtatctttttttttccagcaaacggctattttattactcaaacttgaagtAGTCTTGGTAACCataccggaatagaacaaccaataaaacatagagatctatgaaaagaacgtgcattcctagctaacgaATCTGCAATCTCATTTTGCGTTCTTGGTAAATATCTGATCTTGAATTCCGAAAAACACAACCGGAAGGTTTGAATGATTTCCAGCTCAGATGAGAAGTTGGGCCACACTTGTGGTTCTtgtatcattgcaatcaggtctTTGCAGTCCGTCCCAAATCTCTGACAGGTCGAGTGTTGtatcatgctctccattgcccatcttAGCGCTTCTAGCTCTGAGTGTAAAGGTGTTTCGTGCGACGTATCAAATTCCTTGTTACCGTTACCTGTCCAGagattaattgccatataaggTGGCAAATTTTTTGTGGCGCATTCACtgtccaagcaaaggcttggagtTTAGTTATACTGGGTTGTAGAAATTCTAAAGCCTCATATGTTCTCATCACATTCATAACAACCCAATATCCAGACTTAACCGTATATTGGCCATTTTTGGTGCAGCTACAACAAAAAGTATCCGTCGGTGAGTAGGGCTTATGGCCATACTTTGAATCATCAGAATGTCTTCTTGATCCACATATTGTTCCAGCAAACGTACATCCCAATCCTTTGACTCGAAATCAATAAGACTGTTGACGGTCATCTTGGGGTTTACAACTGGGACTCTTGCTCGAGCTGGCCTTGCTGGCGTTGAAGGAATCCAAGGGTCCTCccacacattaatttcatatcctGAATGCACCTTGCTCCTGATACCCAAAAGTTGTAGCTTCCTCGCCACTATAATACTCGTCCAAATATACGATGGTGTATCCACAGCGCCAGTTCGCAAAGGCGAACTTAGACGGTAATACTTCCCCAAAGAACTCTCGCCACTAATGAATCTGGAAATTGAACAAAAGTCGCCAGAGCTGTTTAGCCAGAAGAGCTAGATTcaattcatggatcatacgaaAACCAATTCCTCCCTCTTCTCTAGGCGCACACATTTTCTCCCATTTTGCCCAGTGAATTCCTCTCTTTGGCGGATTCAAACTCCACCAGAACTGTGTAATGGCACTTGctaggttttcacatatctccaaggGAAGCAGGAAACTGAACATGACATAAGTCGGTAGAGCTAGCAAGATAGATTTGATTAAgacttcttttcctccttttgaCAGCCATCTACCAGTCCAACCATTCACTCTGTGTAGTAACTGTTCTTTTAAGAAAGCAAATAGCTTACACTTTGATCCACTAATATCCTCTGGGATTCCTAAGTAGGAACCCATTTCTCCTTCATTTTGAATACCAAGTGTATCTTTGATCTGCTGTCGATCATTCGCTGGAATccttttaccaaagagtaaagaggatatatcaaaattaatgcATTGACCTGATGCTTTCCCGTAtgtcctgactactttcatagcttattcacattcacggggctccgccttacagaaggaaaggctatcatcagcaaagagaaggtgagatACCGAGGGGCTAGCGCGTGCGactcgcatccccgttatcttcccttgattctctgcgtgattaagaaggctaacgagcgcttccgtgcatagaataaatatgaaaggagacaaaagatctccttgacgtaaacctcTCCCAGGGACAATGTTTCCCCTCGGCTCACCATTCATGAGTACTTTATACTTAACCGAAGTGATGCATCTCATAATCCAGTCAATCCATATCTCCGAGAATCCCATCTTTCTCATTACTGCCTCAATGAATGACCATTCCATtctatcatatgctttactcatatcagTCTTTATAGCCATTCATTTAACCCGTCCTCCCGGTTTAGTTCTCAGGGCGtggaacatctcctgagctatcatgatattatctgtAATTTGTCATTATCTTATAGCTGACATTACATAGACTAATAGGCCTAAACTTTGTCATTTCATTCGGCTTCATTGTCTTTGGGATCAAACAGATATACGTGTCATTCAGACCCTGTGCCATTGTCCTTTCAAAGAGAAACTGATTAACCATGCGAGTTAAGTCCTCTTTGACAATATCCCAAAACTTCTGGTAGAAAAGGGTTGTCATTCCATCTGGTCTTAGAGCGTTCTCTGGATGCATAGCGAACGAAGctaatttgacctcccattcAGTTACTGGGGCTGTAAGTTTTTCGTTTACATCCCCAGTAATCGTCGTCGATACCTCTGCAAGCGCATCAGCTATATCCTCTGGGATAGAAGACTCAAATATTTGCCTAAAgtagctagtagcaatggctactaattCCTCCTCATCCTCCACCACATTTCCATTTTCATCGAGGAGCTGAGTTATCCTATTACGTGCTCTCCTTTGCTTTACTAGGGCATGAAAGTATTTTGAGTTCGTGTCGCCTTTCCTTAACCATAAGACCCTACTTTTCTGTCTCCAAAACAACTCCTCTGCCTTAGGAGCAGTAGATAGTTCCTTTAGAGCTTCTGATATCTCCTCAGAAATAGCATCATCATTCGCATAAAGACCCTCTACCTTCTCCTTAAGCTCCTCCACTAACTTTTCTGAGTTCACATTGTTTTGCCTCCTCCATTGGCTCAAAGCTTTCCGAAAGCTAGCAATATGTTACATTATATTCGCTCCAGGAGGGAGATCTCAGACTTCCATCCTTCCATAATAACTTGCCTTAGCTCCTCATTGTCCAACCAACGcttatcaaatttaaagttCTTTTTTCTCCTTACTGGTTTCGTGAGAATATCTGCTAGGACCGGACGATGATCTGAGCCCCAGAGCCTAAGATACTTAACAGTTGAGTGAGGAAACTTTTCATGCCAATCCTCATTACCCACAGCTCTATCTAATCTGCATCTAACAGTTGTCCCTCCCGATCTTTTTCCAACCCATGAAAGCTTATTCCCAGTAAATGGAAATTCCAGCACCCCACAATCACTTAGCATCTGCTTGAAAGGCAAACAAGAACTATCAGCGCACTTTCTGCCTCCCTCTTTTTCGCTATGATCAGTAATCTCATTAAAATCCcctatcatgaaccaaggtccatttcgtgttgttgagaaacgcgtaagacgttcccaaaaCTGTTCTCTACGTTCTAGGACAGGGTCtccataaacaaacgtcataaagacttttattccatcaatgactgcctcaatgtcaatcattatgttattcgaaaataaaacattaacttgaaatttATCCATAAGGAAtaaagctaaacctccgctgagaCCAAGTGGCTTaacagtaaacaaatgatcaaatcctaagtcggcctgaatgttttgcaacagcagcctCCTATTCTTCATCTCAGAAAGAAATACAAGTCCTGAGCGAtgacacatctccgtaaggcgtcgaactgtgaaGTCGTTcccaatccctcgacagttccaactgagtgtCTTCATGGATAATGTCTGGAGGTGTTTTTGGACCCTTCCAAACCATTTACCTTACTTGAACTTGATCTCGAAGCCTTCGAACTGTGGCGATGATGAGTAGACCGATCAGAGCCCTTTGATGAACTTGGTCGATGTATTGGAGATCTCCGACGAAGGAACTCagctttttttatttggtaaacCCAAAGGGATCCCAGACCTTCTCCCACCCTTTGTTGAAGAAgatcttttaacaaaaataattaattcaaaaaaGATTATGGATGTGTCTATTTGGACTGTAATAGTAAGCAAAGAAAGCATGCACGCATCGTTTATATTTTGGTACGTCACgttcaatatttataaaatttaaatagtctAAAAACTCACATGTTCAGTATTAtacatatacacaaaatatatagttgGTTAAAATGGATGTGCATgctcatgtttttattttattttctgagtTGATAATGACAAGCTACGCTACCTCGTGACCAAAAGTATGTAATGTCATTTAGATGACAATTGATACATTTAATGGGCCAACTAAGATATTATTGGGCTGTGGATCTCGAATTGattatgaaattattatggGCCACAAAAAAACGCTGCCGTATTAGCTTTTTAACCCTGAAGAGGTTTTCTCCTCCATGCATCTTCTCTTTATAAGTCAGTCTCTCTTGTGCTCTCGAGCCTGTGCAAAACCCTAGTCTCCTTGCTGAAATTCTAGCTTCTTGCAGGTTTGTTCCGAAAAATCTCtaacttttctttctttgtctcTACATTCTCCTTTACTATCTCATTGGATTGGTTTCTTAATGTTAGTGTAATATTTTGAGGAGTTACTGTTGAAATCTACTTGATAACTGGTCCTGCGTACATGTTGAGTTATATATTGACCTATTGTGTGAtaaagtttgaaaattttgagtGTTACTGCTTGAAATGTTGAAATCTGCGTGATAAACGGTCCAGCGTACATCTCTTTACGGGTTTTGTGTGATATATTGACGATCAAATTTGAGATTTTCTCTGTAAGTAACTTACACATTAACGGTCCTGGGTACATGTCTTGATGGGTTTTGAGTGATATATTGTTAACGAGTAAAACTTTTCTGTCTGGTCTCAGGAAccaaattgaaaattttgatgtttGAAGCGGTTACTCTTTCGTCTTTTAGGACTAACAAAGCTTCCGTCTTTTCCTTTGTCTTTAGGACACTCAACCACAGCTATCAGTTTGTCTGAAAAGATGGAGCAATTTCCGGAGCTGCCACTGATTCCTTCGCTTCCCGACGACCTCACCATTGACATCGTGGCTCGCGTGCCCATAAGCCACTACCCGACACTCTCTCTCGTTTCCAAGAGTTTCAGGAAACTCATCGCTGCTTCGCCTAAGCTCTACAAGAGACGATCTCAGCTAGGCATCACCCAGCACCGTGTCTACGCCATCCTCCGTAACAGCAAGGCCCATGAGTTCAGTTTCTACATCCTCCACAACCTCAACGGCTACAACCGCTTGGACCGTGTCCGGTCACTTCCGTTGATATCTTCTTTTGCCCTTAATACCTGCTGTGTCTCTGTGGGTTCGAAGCTGTACGTGTTTAGCGAGAACTCAGCCCTCAGCGTTGACTGCACCTCTCACAAGCTTCAGTCCATCCCTGACATTCCTGATCCGATCTCTCATAGACAGGTTAATGCCATCGGGAAGAAGGTTCATCTACTCGGTGATACATTTTGTGATGTCGTCACGGAGAAGGGGTGGTCAAAAGGGTTTAGGAAGGCAGTTGCGGTGTTTGATACAGAAACACAATCGTGGGAGCCTACGTTAGTTAACGAAGACCTTAATGAATTTAGAGAGATCCACTGTGATTCCTGTGTGATGGAGGATAAGATTTTCCTGAAAGGTGAAGACGATgttgtttctttggtttatGTACCAGAGGAAAGGAGGTGGGAATTGATGAACGAGGTGTTGGATTCTAAGTTATGGGAGGGTACGTGTGTGTGGTTGACGGCGTCTTGTACGCTTACGGTCATATCGAGAAGACGTTGGTGGCTTTTGATCCGAAGCAGGGCTATTGGAGTGTTGTTAATGGATTGAAGGAGTTTTTTGCTTTGGAGACATCATGGTGGTACAATGCGGTGAACTACGGTCCGAACAAGCTGGCTCTCTTCTTTCCTAAAACACTGAACAACGAGAATGACGTTACTTTCTGTGCGGAGGTCGCTTTGGAGAGTCGCCAAGGAGGAGAGATTTGGGGTGAGGTGCAGTGTTGTGACATTGTCATTAGCGAT
Coding sequences within:
- the LOC106320769 gene encoding uncharacterized protein LOC106320769 translates to MIGDFNEITDHSEKEGGRKCADSSCLPFKQMLSDCGVLEFPFTGNKLSWVGKRSGGTTVRCRLDRAVGNEDWHEKFPHSTVKYLRLWGSDHRPVLADILTKPVRRKKNFKFDKRWLDNEELSFRKALSQWRRQNNVNSEKLVEELKEKVEGLYANDDAISEEISEALKELSTAPKAEELFWRQKSRVLWLRKGDTNSKYFHALVKQRRARNRITQLLDENGNVVEDEEELVAIATSYFRQIFESSIPEDIADALAEVSTTITGDVNEKLTAPVTEWEVKLASFAMHPENALRPDGMTTLFYQKFWDIVKEDLTRMVNQFLFERTMAQGLNDTIPANDRQQIKDTLGIQNEGEMGSYLGIPEDISGSKCKLFAFLKEQLLHRVNGWTGRWLSKGGKEVLIKSILLALPTYVMFSFLLPLEICENLASAITQFWWSLNPPKRGIHWAKWEKIFISGESSLGKYYRLSSPLRTGAVDTPSYIWTSIIVARKLQLLGIRSKVHSGYEINVWEDPWIPSTPARPARARVPVVNPKMTVNSLIDFESKDWDVRLLEQYVDQEDILMIQSMAISPTHRRILFVVAAPKMANIRLSLDIGLL